In Callospermophilus lateralis isolate mCalLat2 chromosome 10, mCalLat2.hap1, whole genome shotgun sequence, a single genomic region encodes these proteins:
- the Qars1 gene encoding glutamine--tRNA ligase isoform X1: MPTCRLGPKFLLVSGVLTMAALDSLALFTGLGLSEHKARETLKNAALSTQLRDAATQAQQTLGSTIDKATGTLLYGLASRLRDTRRLSFLVSYIATKKIHTEPQLSAALEYVRSHPLDPIDTMDFEQECGVGVMVTPEQIEEAVEATINKHRAQILVERYRFNMGLLMGEARAALKWADGKMIKHEVDMQVLHLLGPKMEADLEKKPKVAKARVEETDQRTAKDVVENAVEAAGQTLSLMEQLRGEALKFHKPGENYKTPGYVITPHTMDLLRQHLEITGGQVRTRFPPEPNGILHIGHAKAINFNFGYAKANNGICFLRFDDTNPEKEEEKFFTAICDMVAWLGYTPYKVTYASDYFDQLYAWAVELIHRGQAYVCHQRGEELKGHNPLPSPWRDRPLEESLLLFEAMRKGKFSEGEATLRMKLVMEDGKMDPVAYRVKYTPHHRTGDKWCIYPTYDYTHCLCDSIEHITHSLCTKEFQARRSSYFWLCNALDVYCPVQWEYGRLNLHYAVVSKRKILQLVAAGAVRDWDDPRLFTLTALQRRGFPPEAINNFCARVGVTVAQTTMEPHLLEACVRDVLNDTAPRAMAVLESLRVVITNFPAAKPLDIQVPNFPADETKGFHQVPFATIVFIERTDFKEEPEPGYKRLAWGQPVGLRHTGYVIELQHVIKDPSGCVESLEVTCRRADAGEKPKAFIHWVSQPLICEIRLYDRLFQHKNPEDPAEVPGGFLSDLNPASLQVVEAALVDCSVALAKPFDKFQFERLGYFSVDPDSRQGQLVFNRTVTLKEDPGKV, encoded by the exons ATGCCGACGTGCAGATTAGGCCCAAAGTTTCTTTTGGTTTCCGGTGTTCTTACGATGGCGGCTCTAGACTCTCTGGCGCTTTTCACCGGCTTGGGCCTGAGCGAGCATAAGGCCCGTGAGACGCTCAAGAACGCTGCTCTGAGCACGCAGCTGCGCGACGCGGCGACTCAG GCACAGCAGACTCTGGGCTCCACCATCGACAAGGCTACCGGGACCCTTCTATATGGCTTAGCTTCCCGACTCAGGGATACCAGGCGTCTCTCTTTCCTTGTGAGCTATATAGCCACTAAGAAGATCCACACTGAGCCTCAGCTGAGCG CTGCCCTTGAATATGTGCGGAGTCACCCCCTGGACCCTATTGACACCATGGACTTTGAGCAGGAATGTGGTGTGGGTGTCATGGTGACCCCAGAGCAGATTGAGGAGGCT GTGGAGGCCACCATAAATAAACACCGGGCTCAGATTCTGGTGGAGCGTTACCGGTTCAACATGGGGCTGCTGATGG GAGAGGCTCGGGCTGCGCTTAAGTGGGCAGATGGCAAAATGATCAAGCACGAAGTGGACATGCAG GTCCTCCACCTTCTGGGTCCCAAGATGGAAGCTGACCTAGAAAAGAAACCCAAG GTGGCCAAGGCTCGTGTGGAAGAAACAGACCAGAGGACAGCAAAAGATGTGGTGGAGAATG CAGTTGAGGCTGCTGGACAGACCTTGTCTCTGATGGAGCAGCTCCGGGGTGAAGCCCTGAAGTTCCATAAACCTG gtgaaaactacaaaaccccaGGCTATGTGATCACTCCACACACCATGGATCTACTGAGGCAGCACCTGGAGATCACTGGGGGGCAG GTACGTACCCGGTTCCCGCCAGAACCCAACGGAATCCTGCATATTGGACATGCCAAAGCCATCAATTTCAACTTCGGCTATGCCAAG GCCAACAATGGTATCTGTTTTCTGCGCTTTGATGACACCAATcctgagaaagaggaagaaaaattctTCACTGCTATCTGTGACATGGTGGCCTGGTTAG GTTATACACCTTACAAGGTGACATATGCGTCTGACTATTTTGACCAGCTCTATGCTTGGGCTGTGGAGCTCATCCACAG GGGTCAGGCTTATGTGTGCCATCAGCGAGGGGAGGAGCTCAAAGGCCACAACCCTCTGCCCTCACCCTGGAGAGACCGTCCCTTAGAGGAGTCACTGCTGCTCTTTGAG GCAATGCGCAAGGGTAAATTTTCAGAGGGAGAGGCTACACTGCGGATGAAGTTGGTGATGGAAGATGGCAAGATGGACCCTGTGGCCTATAGAGTCAAGTATACACCACACCACCGTACAGGGGACAAATG GTGCATCTATCCCACGTATGACTACACACACTGCCTCTGTGACTCCATTGAACATATTACCCACTCACTCTGCACTAAGGAATTCCAGGCCCG ACGTTCTTCTTATTTCTGGCTGTGCAATGCACTGGACGtatattgccctgtgcagtgggagtATGGCCGTCTCAATCTACACTATGCTGTTGTCTCTAAGAGGAAGATCCTTCAGCTCGTAGCAGCTGGTGCTGTGCG ggactgggatGACCCACGACTCTTCACACTGACTGCTCTGCAACGGCGGGGCTTTCCGCCTGAGGCCATCAACAACTTCTGTGCTCGG GTGGGAGTGACAGTAGCACAGACCACAATGGAGCCACATCTTCTTGAAGCCTGTGTACGTGATGTGCTGAACGATACGGCTCCACGGGCTATGGCTGTTCTGGAGTCACTACGGGTTGTCATTACCAACTTTCCTGCTGCCAAG CCCTTGGACATCCAGGTGCCCAACTTTCCAGCTGATGAAACCAAGGGCTTCCACCAGGTTCCTTTTGCAACCATAGTCTTCATTGAGAGGACTGACTTCAAGGAG GAGCCAGAGCCAGGCTATAAGCGTCTAGCTTGGGGCCAGCCTGTGGGCCTGAGACATACAGGCTATGTCATTGAGCTGCAGCATGTTATCAAG GATCCtagtggctgtgtggagagcctgGAGGTGACCTGTAGACGGGCTGATGCTGGAGAGAAGCCCAAGGCTTTTATTCACTGGGTTTCACAGCCTTTGATATGCGAAATTCGCCTTTATGATCGACT ATTCCAGCACAAGAACCCTGAAGATCCTGCTGAGGTGCCAGGTGGATTCTTAAGTGATCTGAATCCG GCATCACTACAAGTGGTGGAGGCAGCATTAGTGGATTGTTCTGTGGCCCTGGCAAAACCCTTTGACAAGTTCCAGTTTGAGCGCCTCGGGTACTTCTCCGTGGATCCGGATAGCCGCCAAGGACAG CTTGTCTTCAACCGAACAGTCACACTAAAGGAGGACCCAGGAAAGGTGTGA
- the Qars1 gene encoding glutamine--tRNA ligase isoform X2, translated as MPTCRLGPKFLLVSGVLTMAALDSLALFTGLGLSEHKARETLKNAALSTQLRDAATQAQQTLGSTIDKATGTLLYGLASRLRDTRRLSFLVSYIATKKIHTEPQLSAALEYVRSHPLDPIDTMDFEQECGVGVMVTPEQIEEAVEATINKHRAQILVERYRFNMGLLMGEARAALKWADGKMIKHEVDMQVLHLLGPKMEADLEKKPKVAKARVEETDQRTAKDVVENVEAAGQTLSLMEQLRGEALKFHKPGENYKTPGYVITPHTMDLLRQHLEITGGQVRTRFPPEPNGILHIGHAKAINFNFGYAKANNGICFLRFDDTNPEKEEEKFFTAICDMVAWLGYTPYKVTYASDYFDQLYAWAVELIHRGQAYVCHQRGEELKGHNPLPSPWRDRPLEESLLLFEAMRKGKFSEGEATLRMKLVMEDGKMDPVAYRVKYTPHHRTGDKWCIYPTYDYTHCLCDSIEHITHSLCTKEFQARRSSYFWLCNALDVYCPVQWEYGRLNLHYAVVSKRKILQLVAAGAVRDWDDPRLFTLTALQRRGFPPEAINNFCARVGVTVAQTTMEPHLLEACVRDVLNDTAPRAMAVLESLRVVITNFPAAKPLDIQVPNFPADETKGFHQVPFATIVFIERTDFKEEPEPGYKRLAWGQPVGLRHTGYVIELQHVIKDPSGCVESLEVTCRRADAGEKPKAFIHWVSQPLICEIRLYDRLFQHKNPEDPAEVPGGFLSDLNPASLQVVEAALVDCSVALAKPFDKFQFERLGYFSVDPDSRQGQLVFNRTVTLKEDPGKV; from the exons ATGCCGACGTGCAGATTAGGCCCAAAGTTTCTTTTGGTTTCCGGTGTTCTTACGATGGCGGCTCTAGACTCTCTGGCGCTTTTCACCGGCTTGGGCCTGAGCGAGCATAAGGCCCGTGAGACGCTCAAGAACGCTGCTCTGAGCACGCAGCTGCGCGACGCGGCGACTCAG GCACAGCAGACTCTGGGCTCCACCATCGACAAGGCTACCGGGACCCTTCTATATGGCTTAGCTTCCCGACTCAGGGATACCAGGCGTCTCTCTTTCCTTGTGAGCTATATAGCCACTAAGAAGATCCACACTGAGCCTCAGCTGAGCG CTGCCCTTGAATATGTGCGGAGTCACCCCCTGGACCCTATTGACACCATGGACTTTGAGCAGGAATGTGGTGTGGGTGTCATGGTGACCCCAGAGCAGATTGAGGAGGCT GTGGAGGCCACCATAAATAAACACCGGGCTCAGATTCTGGTGGAGCGTTACCGGTTCAACATGGGGCTGCTGATGG GAGAGGCTCGGGCTGCGCTTAAGTGGGCAGATGGCAAAATGATCAAGCACGAAGTGGACATGCAG GTCCTCCACCTTCTGGGTCCCAAGATGGAAGCTGACCTAGAAAAGAAACCCAAG GTGGCCAAGGCTCGTGTGGAAGAAACAGACCAGAGGACAGCAAAAGATGTGGTGGAGAATG TTGAGGCTGCTGGACAGACCTTGTCTCTGATGGAGCAGCTCCGGGGTGAAGCCCTGAAGTTCCATAAACCTG gtgaaaactacaaaaccccaGGCTATGTGATCACTCCACACACCATGGATCTACTGAGGCAGCACCTGGAGATCACTGGGGGGCAG GTACGTACCCGGTTCCCGCCAGAACCCAACGGAATCCTGCATATTGGACATGCCAAAGCCATCAATTTCAACTTCGGCTATGCCAAG GCCAACAATGGTATCTGTTTTCTGCGCTTTGATGACACCAATcctgagaaagaggaagaaaaattctTCACTGCTATCTGTGACATGGTGGCCTGGTTAG GTTATACACCTTACAAGGTGACATATGCGTCTGACTATTTTGACCAGCTCTATGCTTGGGCTGTGGAGCTCATCCACAG GGGTCAGGCTTATGTGTGCCATCAGCGAGGGGAGGAGCTCAAAGGCCACAACCCTCTGCCCTCACCCTGGAGAGACCGTCCCTTAGAGGAGTCACTGCTGCTCTTTGAG GCAATGCGCAAGGGTAAATTTTCAGAGGGAGAGGCTACACTGCGGATGAAGTTGGTGATGGAAGATGGCAAGATGGACCCTGTGGCCTATAGAGTCAAGTATACACCACACCACCGTACAGGGGACAAATG GTGCATCTATCCCACGTATGACTACACACACTGCCTCTGTGACTCCATTGAACATATTACCCACTCACTCTGCACTAAGGAATTCCAGGCCCG ACGTTCTTCTTATTTCTGGCTGTGCAATGCACTGGACGtatattgccctgtgcagtgggagtATGGCCGTCTCAATCTACACTATGCTGTTGTCTCTAAGAGGAAGATCCTTCAGCTCGTAGCAGCTGGTGCTGTGCG ggactgggatGACCCACGACTCTTCACACTGACTGCTCTGCAACGGCGGGGCTTTCCGCCTGAGGCCATCAACAACTTCTGTGCTCGG GTGGGAGTGACAGTAGCACAGACCACAATGGAGCCACATCTTCTTGAAGCCTGTGTACGTGATGTGCTGAACGATACGGCTCCACGGGCTATGGCTGTTCTGGAGTCACTACGGGTTGTCATTACCAACTTTCCTGCTGCCAAG CCCTTGGACATCCAGGTGCCCAACTTTCCAGCTGATGAAACCAAGGGCTTCCACCAGGTTCCTTTTGCAACCATAGTCTTCATTGAGAGGACTGACTTCAAGGAG GAGCCAGAGCCAGGCTATAAGCGTCTAGCTTGGGGCCAGCCTGTGGGCCTGAGACATACAGGCTATGTCATTGAGCTGCAGCATGTTATCAAG GATCCtagtggctgtgtggagagcctgGAGGTGACCTGTAGACGGGCTGATGCTGGAGAGAAGCCCAAGGCTTTTATTCACTGGGTTTCACAGCCTTTGATATGCGAAATTCGCCTTTATGATCGACT ATTCCAGCACAAGAACCCTGAAGATCCTGCTGAGGTGCCAGGTGGATTCTTAAGTGATCTGAATCCG GCATCACTACAAGTGGTGGAGGCAGCATTAGTGGATTGTTCTGTGGCCCTGGCAAAACCCTTTGACAAGTTCCAGTTTGAGCGCCTCGGGTACTTCTCCGTGGATCCGGATAGCCGCCAAGGACAG CTTGTCTTCAACCGAACAGTCACACTAAAGGAGGACCCAGGAAAGGTGTGA